The following coding sequences are from one Sesamum indicum cultivar Zhongzhi No. 13 linkage group LG11, S_indicum_v1.0, whole genome shotgun sequence window:
- the LOC105173810 gene encoding (+)-pulegone reductase-like yields MEVKNKYVAMKNHIDGAPNESDFSICEELVSVELQPQASDDVHVLVQNLYISIDPSQINRMKTHSFVHTIIPEASAVLPGQAIEAIGVGRVVDSRHPDFKAGDVVWGLLSWGEYCVVKAGVFLQKLDTTFGFPLSYYAGGVLGTSGLTAYAGFFKVCKPKRGEKVFVSAACGSVGILVGQYAKLFECYVVGCAGSKEKVDLLKNKIRFDDAFNYKEEIDLTSTLKRYFPEGIDIYFDNVGGEMLEATVENMNSFGRVAACGVMSEYTDSLRKAKLDMVQLIYKRIRIEGFLALDLMSIDQEFISTTTQYLQTGKIKAIEDISYGVESIPKAFLDIFRGNNIGKKVVRIAEGDHALH; encoded by the exons atggaggtgaaaaataagtatgtaGCAATGAAGAATCATATAGATGGAGCCCCAAATGAATCAGACTTCTCCATTTGTGAAGAATTAGTTTCAGTAGAGCTCCAGCCTCAGGCTTCGGACGATGTTCATGTGCTGGTGCAAAATCTCTACATATCCATCGATCCCTCCCAAATAAACCGCATGAAGACTCACAGCTTCGTGCATACCATCATCCCTGAGGCATCCGCTGTTCTTCCGGGACAG GCCATTGAAGCAATCGGGGTGGGGAGAGTGGTGGATTCCCGGCATCCTGATTTCAAAGCAGGCGATGTGGTGTGGGGGCTTCTAAGCTGGGGAGAGTATTGCGTCGTAAAAGCAGGTGTTTTCTTGCAAAAGCTGGATACCACTTTCGGATTTCCCCTATCATATTATGCTGGAGGAGTTCTAG GAACTAGTGGATTGACAGCATATGCAGGGTTTTTCAAAGTTTGCAAGCCCAAGAGGGGGGAGAAAGTGTTTGTTTCTGCTGCATGTGGATCAGTTGGCATTTTAGTCGGACAATATGCCAAGTTGTTTGAATGCTATGTTGTTGGCTGTGCAGGAAGTAAGGAAAAG GTGGACTTACTGAAAAATAAGATTAGGTTTGACGATGCATTCAActataaagaagaaattgatttGACTTCAACTCTTAAAAG GTACTTTCCTGAAGGGATAGATATATACTTTGACAATGTGGGAGGTGAAATGTTGGAAGCAACAGTTGAGAATATGAACAGCTTTGGTAGAGTGGCAGCTTGTGGAGTGATGTCTGAATATACAGACAGTCTGAGAAAAGCGAAGCTGGATATGGTACAATTAATCTACAAAAGAATCAGAATAGAAGGGTTTCTTGCTTTGGACTTGATGAGTATAGATCAAGAATTCATTTCAACCACCACCCAATATCTCCAGACAGGTAAAATCAAGGCCATAGAAGACATCTCTTACGGTGTTGAGAGCATTCCAAAGGcctttcttgatatttttcgTGGCAATAATATTGGGAAAAAGGTAGTCAGAATTGCTGAAGGCGATCACGCATTACATTGA